Proteins encoded together in one Chthoniobacterales bacterium window:
- a CDS encoding mechanosensitive ion channel, which yields MSKVWTPDLSWGLSAFIVLLACGWGAAWVLRRFCRSRSGHPQGGLRWKVLDSLVPIVRWGFFITGVAAGVHLLDLPPAADRWADRLLQASFVLLVAFVASAAVRLVLGQWALRAKDPGEERTRRTLAPVLSRSCQVFLVTVAALLALQNAGYNVAGLLAGLGIGGLAVALAAKETLANLFGSLAVLLDRTFQVGDNIRTSDITGTVVRIGLRSTRVRTAEGYIVSIPNQIITNAPVTNMGPHAPSA from the coding sequence ATGAGCAAAGTGTGGACACCGGACCTCTCTTGGGGCCTTTCGGCGTTTATTGTGCTCTTGGCATGCGGCTGGGGGGCGGCCTGGGTCCTGCGTCGCTTCTGCCGCTCCCGATCCGGACATCCGCAAGGTGGGCTGCGTTGGAAAGTTCTCGACTCACTTGTCCCGATCGTGCGCTGGGGATTTTTCATCACCGGTGTTGCTGCGGGTGTGCACCTTCTCGATTTGCCGCCCGCCGCGGATCGTTGGGCCGATCGCCTGCTTCAGGCGTCATTCGTTTTGCTCGTGGCCTTTGTCGCGTCGGCTGCCGTCCGGCTCGTGCTTGGCCAGTGGGCCCTCCGCGCCAAGGACCCCGGCGAAGAGCGCACGCGCCGCACCCTTGCCCCCGTGCTCTCACGCAGTTGTCAGGTGTTTCTCGTGACGGTGGCTGCTCTGCTTGCTCTGCAAAATGCGGGATACAATGTTGCAGGTTTGCTCGCAGGCCTCGGCATTGGCGGATTGGCCGTGGCACTCGCGGCCAAAGAGACGCTGGCGAACCTCTTTGGATCGCTGGCTGTCCTTCTGGATCGAACTTTCCAGGTCGGAGACAACATTCGGACCAGCGACATCACCGGCACGGTGGTGAGGATCGGATTGCGCAGCACGCGCGTGAGAACTGCGGAAGGCTATATCGTATCGATCCCGAACCAGATCATCACCAACGCGCCCGTCACGAACATGGGGCCACATGCGCCAAGTGCATGA
- a CDS encoding cryptochrome/photolyase family protein, translating into MGRTIWMLWDQLGPDNAAFLGARRADDVVLFIESAPALRRLKYHKQRLVLLLAAQRHRAEELQKDGWKVDYHELTAATDWKSALADHMRKHRPREIMLAEPNNFDEQQAATSLCKKFPIRILPTKQFLVPREDFANWARGKKSLLMESHYRRVRSEFGFLMQPDGKPVGGQWNFDEENRKTFRDWVKGGRPVAQLQEIEPDKLTRNVMALVEKAFPDHPGTTAGFWLPVDRHSSLRWLDSFIDARLAGFGPWEDLMVEGQSQLFHSVISPMINLGLLTPRECIEKAVSAFDAGRAPLSSVEGFVRQIAGWREFVNGVYWLKMPGYTEVNGLSAERALPDFFYTGETELNCLRQCLRQVIDSGFNHHIQRLMVLGNFLLIAGVRPQEALRWFLEMYVDAHDWVMAANVLGMVLHADGGFMATKPYAAGSGYISRMSNYCAGCRFKPAEKTGPDACPFNYLYWDFFARHRAVLSRNPRVAMAIRTLDKKSARERAAISESAVRFLEKRAPLHRAV; encoded by the coding sequence ATGGGACGGACCATTTGGATGCTCTGGGATCAGCTCGGGCCGGACAATGCGGCCTTTCTCGGTGCGCGGCGGGCGGATGACGTTGTTTTATTCATCGAGAGTGCTCCGGCTCTCCGCAGGTTGAAGTATCACAAGCAAAGGCTCGTCCTTCTGCTCGCCGCGCAGCGACATCGGGCGGAAGAGTTGCAAAAGGATGGATGGAAAGTGGACTACCATGAGCTGACCGCAGCAACGGATTGGAAGTCGGCGCTCGCGGACCACATGCGGAAACATCGGCCTCGCGAAATTATGCTCGCAGAGCCGAACAATTTCGACGAGCAGCAGGCCGCAACCTCGCTGTGCAAGAAATTTCCGATCCGGATCCTTCCCACCAAGCAGTTTCTTGTGCCGCGCGAAGATTTTGCAAACTGGGCACGCGGCAAGAAGTCCCTGCTCATGGAGTCGCACTACCGGCGCGTGCGGTCGGAGTTCGGGTTTCTGATGCAACCTGACGGAAAGCCGGTTGGAGGGCAGTGGAATTTCGACGAGGAGAATAGAAAAACTTTCCGCGATTGGGTGAAGGGGGGACGTCCAGTGGCGCAGCTGCAGGAGATCGAACCGGACAAATTGACCCGCAATGTGATGGCGCTTGTGGAAAAGGCATTTCCCGACCATCCCGGGACAACAGCCGGGTTTTGGCTTCCAGTGGATCGGCACTCTTCCTTGCGCTGGTTGGATTCGTTCATCGACGCCCGTCTTGCGGGTTTCGGTCCTTGGGAGGACCTCATGGTCGAAGGGCAGTCGCAATTGTTCCATTCGGTGATCTCGCCCATGATAAATCTCGGCCTGCTCACCCCACGCGAATGCATAGAAAAGGCCGTTTCGGCCTTTGACGCCGGAAGAGCGCCGCTCAGTAGCGTGGAGGGTTTCGTTCGGCAGATCGCCGGCTGGCGTGAATTCGTGAACGGTGTGTATTGGCTTAAGATGCCCGGCTATACGGAGGTCAACGGGCTGTCTGCGGAAAGGGCGTTGCCGGACTTTTTCTACACGGGGGAAACTGAACTCAACTGCCTGCGCCAATGCCTCCGTCAGGTTATCGACAGCGGCTTCAATCACCACATCCAAAGACTGATGGTGTTGGGCAACTTTCTGCTGATTGCAGGAGTCCGTCCGCAGGAGGCACTGCGCTGGTTTCTTGAAATGTATGTTGATGCGCACGACTGGGTCATGGCAGCGAATGTCTTGGGCATGGTGCTGCATGCCGACGGTGGCTTCATGGCCACCAAGCCCTATGCAGCGGGTTCCGGCTATATTTCCCGCATGAGCAATTACTGCGCTGGATGCCGGTTCAAGCCCGCGGAGAAGACCGGGCCGGACGCGTGCCCTTTCAACTATCTCTACTGGGATTTCTTCGCGCGGCACCGCGCCGTCTTGTCGCGCAACCCGCGGGTTGCCATGGCCATCAGGACCCTCGACAAAAAGAGCGCTCGCGAGCGGGCGGCCATATCGGAGTCGGCCGTGCGGTTTCTGGAAAAGCGTGCCCCGCTGCATCGCGCAGTTTAA
- the tsf gene encoding translation elongation factor Ts — translation MSDISPQLVRELREKTNAGMMDCKRALAEAGGDLAKAEDLLRAKGIASAGKKASRSAKEGIVASYIHLQGKVGVLVEVNCETDFVAKNENFREFVKDITLHIAAANPTCVSREQVDAVEIERERAIYRQQVEGKPANIVDKIVEGKVEKFYGSICLMEQPFIKNPDITIADLVKSKISELGENIVIRRFTRYMVGEGLQEEAGA, via the coding sequence ATGTCCGATATCTCACCCCAACTCGTCCGTGAACTCCGTGAAAAAACCAACGCGGGTATGATGGATTGCAAACGCGCTCTGGCAGAAGCCGGCGGCGATTTGGCCAAGGCCGAGGATCTCCTCCGGGCCAAGGGCATCGCTTCCGCGGGGAAGAAGGCATCGCGCAGCGCCAAGGAGGGCATCGTCGCCTCCTACATCCACTTGCAGGGCAAGGTCGGCGTGTTGGTCGAAGTCAATTGCGAGACTGACTTCGTCGCCAAGAACGAAAACTTCCGCGAATTCGTCAAGGACATCACGCTTCACATCGCCGCCGCCAATCCGACCTGCGTCTCCCGCGAGCAAGTCGATGCGGTCGAGATCGAGCGCGAGCGCGCTATCTACCGCCAGCAGGTGGAGGGAAAGCCGGCAAACATCGTCGATAAGATTGTCGAGGGCAAAGTGGAAAAATTCTACGGCAGTATTTGCCTGATGGAGCAGCCTTTCATCAAGAACCCCGACATCACCATCGCCGACCTCGTGAAGTCGAAGATCTCGGAGCTGGGTGAAAACATCGTGATCCGTCGCTTCACCCGTTACATGGTGGGTGAAGGCTTGCAGGAGGAAGCGGGAGCTTGA
- a CDS encoding LysM peptidoglycan-binding domain-containing protein, with the protein MAPVSAPAGAPQATPAQASAAGRTHTVQKGETLAAIARKYYGSTGQWPKIAEANKDVFPDPTKLKPGMVLRIP; encoded by the coding sequence GTGGCGCCCGTTTCGGCTCCCGCAGGAGCACCGCAGGCAACGCCGGCGCAAGCATCGGCTGCCGGACGAACTCACACCGTCCAGAAGGGCGAGACCTTGGCTGCGATTGCCCGAAAGTATTACGGCAGCACCGGCCAGTGGCCGAAGATTGCGGAGGCGAACAAGGATGTGTTTCCTGATCCGACCAAGCTCAAGCCGGGAATGGTGCTGCGCATTCCTTGA
- the rpoC gene encoding DNA-directed RNA polymerase subunit beta' — translation MSEQILRDLSGEAAPSFDQVSVTVAAPDSIRSWSHGEVKNPETINYRTFKPEKGGLFCERIFGPTRDWECTCGKYKRIKHKGVVCDRCGVEVTLARVRRERMGHIELAVPVSHIWFYKCTPSRLGLMLDLTAKQLERVIYYEDYIVIDPGNTGLEAGQLLNENELREAEEQYGEDFTAGMGAEALQKLLERIDLAELVKELQQQMEKTKSKTTKTKLAKRLKLAQGFLQSRTRPEWMILNVLPVIPPDLRPLVPLEGGRFATSDLNDLYRRVINRNNRLKNLLQLKTPEVIIRNEKRMLQEAVDALFDNGRHGRAVTGASNRPLKSLSDMLKGKQGRFRQNLLGKRVDYSGRSVIVIGPELKLNQCGLPKKMALVLFEPFIIRRLKELGYVHTVRSAKKIIERQEPIVWDILEEVTKGHPVLLNRAPTLHRLSIQAFEPQLIEGEAIRIHPLVCTAYNADFDGDQMAVHVPLSAESQLEARMMMLATNNIFSPSSGKPITTPSQDITLGCYYLTQNPRITDKNRDVRLPLFADASEVELAVSEGAIKTHTRILFKNPDFGKQTVYGDPSKKVIETTAGRVRFNEIWPEGIGFINKPAGKKQLSDIIWNTYQVGGQKVTVQTLDRLKDLGFREATRAGISIGIVDMIIPKEKQLEIDRAHKQIEEVEKQYRRGIITDGERYNKIIDIWTHAGEEISNVMFRTLDHNEGRKEMNPVFLMVDSGARGNRQQVKQLAGMRGLMAKPSGEIIERPITSNFREGLTVLEYFISTHGARKGLADTALKTADSGYLTRKLVDAAQDVIITEEDCGTVKGILVQPIYEGDEEVVDLKTRVIGRTSCETIKDPVSAKTIIKAGQIVDEETAAAIEHMGVEQLRIRSVLTCESKRGCCAKCYGRNLANGKMVQVGEAVGIIAAQSIGEPGTQLTMRTFHIGGTASQTFKQPIIKAKHDGTVRYVELRTVQSTDGNNIVLNKNGFIGIYNDKDGRELERHSIVIGSVVSVADGGTVKKGDVFVQWDPYNLPILTEKPGTVEFRDMIPGLSVKREVDEATGITGLVVIEHKEDLHPQIVVVDDDKKVVASYSIPAGAHIVVADNRKVEAGQLLAKTPRKVAKTKDITGGLPRVAELFEARKPKDSAEIAKIDGIVKIEGTARGKRRLLVLDPETKEEEEHLIPLNKHIIVADGDRVKKGSQLTEGPVLPHEILQVCGPAALQEHLLNEVQEVYRLQGVEINDKHIEIIIRQMLRKVKITDPGDTTLLWDDKVDRTEFDSENDRITKLGGKPAEGEPVLLGITRASLSTESFISAASFQDTTRVLTDAATLGKVDQLRGFKENVIMGHLIPAGTGFQGARDIEIEAADLGEELAAAAETEKEAG, via the coding sequence ATGAGCGAACAAATTCTACGCGATCTGTCGGGCGAGGCTGCCCCGTCCTTCGACCAAGTCTCCGTCACCGTGGCTGCCCCGGATTCCATCCGTTCCTGGAGCCACGGTGAGGTGAAGAATCCCGAGACGATCAACTACCGCACCTTCAAGCCCGAGAAAGGCGGCTTGTTCTGCGAGCGCATCTTCGGGCCGACCCGCGATTGGGAATGCACGTGCGGAAAATACAAGCGCATCAAGCACAAGGGCGTGGTTTGCGACCGTTGCGGCGTCGAGGTCACTCTGGCGCGGGTCCGGCGCGAACGCATGGGTCACATCGAGCTGGCTGTGCCTGTGTCGCACATCTGGTTCTACAAGTGCACGCCGTCGCGTCTCGGGCTCATGCTCGACCTTACAGCCAAGCAACTCGAGCGCGTCATCTACTACGAGGATTACATCGTTATCGATCCGGGCAACACCGGCCTGGAAGCGGGGCAGTTGCTCAACGAGAACGAACTGCGTGAAGCCGAGGAGCAATACGGTGAGGACTTCACCGCCGGAATGGGAGCGGAAGCGCTGCAAAAGCTCCTTGAGCGGATCGACCTCGCGGAGTTGGTCAAAGAGCTGCAACAGCAGATGGAGAAGACCAAGAGCAAGACGACCAAAACCAAATTGGCAAAGCGTCTCAAGCTCGCCCAGGGCTTCCTCCAGTCGCGCACTCGTCCGGAGTGGATGATCCTCAACGTTCTTCCGGTGATTCCGCCGGATCTCCGTCCGCTCGTGCCGCTTGAAGGCGGAAGGTTCGCCACCTCGGATCTCAACGATCTCTACCGCCGGGTTATCAATCGCAACAACCGGTTGAAAAACCTGCTGCAACTCAAGACACCGGAAGTCATCATCCGCAACGAGAAGCGAATGCTTCAGGAAGCCGTTGATGCGCTTTTCGACAACGGTCGCCACGGCCGCGCGGTCACCGGCGCAAGCAACCGCCCGCTCAAGTCGCTCAGCGACATGCTCAAGGGCAAACAGGGGCGCTTCCGCCAAAACTTGCTCGGCAAGCGTGTCGATTACTCGGGCCGCTCTGTCATTGTCATCGGTCCCGAACTCAAGCTCAACCAGTGCGGTTTGCCCAAGAAGATGGCGCTCGTGCTTTTCGAGCCCTTCATTATCCGCCGCCTCAAAGAGCTGGGCTATGTGCACACCGTGCGCAGCGCCAAGAAAATCATCGAGCGTCAGGAGCCGATTGTCTGGGACATTCTCGAAGAAGTCACCAAGGGCCACCCCGTGCTCCTCAACCGCGCGCCGACGCTTCACCGGCTCTCGATCCAAGCTTTCGAGCCTCAACTCATCGAAGGTGAGGCCATTCGGATCCATCCGCTTGTTTGCACCGCCTACAACGCGGACTTCGACGGCGACCAAATGGCCGTGCACGTGCCTCTCTCGGCCGAGTCGCAACTCGAGGCCCGCATGATGATGCTGGCCACGAACAACATCTTCTCGCCGTCCAGCGGCAAGCCGATCACCACGCCTTCGCAGGACATCACGCTCGGCTGCTACTACCTCACGCAGAATCCGCGCATCACGGACAAAAACCGCGATGTGCGCCTCCCGCTTTTTGCGGATGCGTCCGAGGTCGAGTTGGCCGTCTCCGAGGGCGCCATCAAGACGCACACCCGCATCCTTTTCAAGAATCCCGACTTCGGGAAACAAACCGTTTACGGCGATCCTTCGAAAAAGGTCATCGAGACCACGGCTGGACGTGTCCGTTTCAACGAGATTTGGCCCGAGGGGATCGGCTTCATCAACAAGCCGGCAGGCAAGAAGCAGCTCAGCGACATCATCTGGAATACCTACCAGGTCGGGGGGCAGAAGGTCACTGTCCAGACCTTGGACCGTCTGAAAGATCTCGGCTTCCGCGAAGCAACCCGCGCCGGCATTTCCATCGGAATCGTGGACATGATCATTCCGAAGGAGAAACAGCTCGAGATCGATCGTGCCCACAAGCAGATCGAAGAGGTCGAGAAACAGTATCGCCGGGGTATCATCACTGACGGCGAGCGCTACAACAAAATCATCGATATCTGGACCCACGCGGGCGAGGAAATCTCCAACGTCATGTTCCGCACCCTCGACCACAACGAGGGACGCAAGGAAATGAACCCGGTGTTCCTCATGGTGGATTCTGGAGCCCGCGGCAACCGCCAGCAGGTCAAGCAGCTCGCCGGCATGCGCGGCCTCATGGCCAAACCGTCAGGCGAAATCATCGAGCGTCCGATCACTTCGAACTTCCGCGAGGGCCTCACGGTGCTGGAATACTTCATTTCCACGCACGGCGCGCGCAAGGGTCTGGCCGACACGGCGCTCAAGACAGCCGACTCCGGCTACCTGACCCGGAAGCTGGTCGATGCCGCGCAGGACGTCATCATCACCGAGGAAGATTGCGGGACCGTGAAGGGCATTCTCGTGCAACCCATTTACGAGGGTGACGAGGAAGTTGTCGATTTGAAGACCCGGGTCATCGGTCGCACAAGCTGCGAAACGATCAAGGATCCGGTTAGCGCCAAAACCATCATCAAGGCGGGCCAGATTGTTGACGAGGAAACGGCTGCCGCGATCGAACATATGGGTGTCGAGCAGTTGCGCATCCGCTCGGTTCTGACCTGCGAATCCAAGCGCGGTTGCTGCGCCAAGTGCTACGGCCGCAATCTTGCCAACGGCAAGATGGTTCAAGTCGGGGAAGCCGTGGGCATCATCGCTGCGCAGTCCATCGGCGAGCCCGGAACCCAGCTCACGATGCGGACGTTCCACATCGGTGGAACGGCCAGCCAGACCTTCAAACAGCCGATTATCAAGGCGAAGCACGACGGCACCGTTCGCTACGTCGAACTCCGCACCGTGCAGTCCACCGATGGAAACAACATCGTGCTGAACAAAAACGGTTTCATCGGTATCTACAACGACAAGGACGGCCGCGAACTCGAGCGCCACAGCATTGTCATCGGCTCAGTTGTCTCGGTCGCCGACGGCGGCACGGTCAAAAAGGGCGATGTCTTTGTCCAATGGGATCCCTACAATTTGCCTATTCTCACCGAGAAGCCCGGCACGGTGGAATTCCGCGATATGATCCCGGGACTCAGTGTGAAGCGCGAGGTGGACGAAGCCACGGGCATCACGGGTCTCGTTGTCATCGAGCACAAAGAGGATCTGCATCCGCAGATCGTGGTGGTGGACGACGACAAGAAGGTCGTGGCCAGTTACTCGATCCCGGCCGGTGCGCACATCGTCGTGGCCGACAACCGCAAGGTCGAGGCAGGTCAGCTTCTTGCAAAAACGCCGCGCAAAGTGGCAAAGACCAAGGACATCACCGGTGGTCTGCCGCGCGTCGCCGAGCTTTTCGAGGCCCGGAAACCCAAGGACTCGGCCGAGATCGCCAAGATCGACGGCATTGTGAAGATCGAAGGCACGGCCCGCGGCAAGCGCCGCCTGCTGGTGCTCGACCCCGAGACCAAGGAAGAGGAAGAGCATCTCATTCCGCTCAACAAGCACATCATCGTCGCGGACGGTGACCGTGTGAAAAAAGGCAGCCAACTAACCGAGGGGCCGGTGCTTCCGCACGAGATTCTCCAAGTCTGCGGCCCGGCCGCGCTTCAGGAGCACTTGCTCAACGAAGTGCAGGAAGTTTATCGCCTGCAGGGCGTCGAGATCAACGACAAGCACATCGAGATCATCATCCGGCAGATGCTGCGCAAGGTGAAGATCACCGATCCGGGCGACACCACACTCCTCTGGGACGACAAGGTCGATCGCACCGAATTCGACTCTGAGAACGACCGCATCACCAAGCTCGGCGGCAAACCTGCCGAGGGCGAGCCAGTGCTGCTCGGTATTACCAGGGCATCGCTCAGCACGGAAAGCTTCATCTCCGCCGCGTCCTTCCAGGACACGACCCGCGTCCTCACCGATGCGGCAACGCTCGGCAAAGTGGATCAACTTCGCGGCTTCAAGGAGAACGTCATCATGGGCCACCTCATTCCGGCCGGCACCGGATTCCAAGGGGCCCGCGACATCGAAATCGAAGCGGCCGACCTCGGCGAGGAACTCGCCGCTGCGGCCGAGACTGAGAAAGAAGCCGGCTAA
- a CDS encoding aminodeoxychorismate/anthranilate synthase component II: MILVIDNYDSFTYNLVQYFGELGADLRVVRNDQITVAEIETLAPERIVISPGPCTPSEAGVSSEVIKTFGARLPVLGVCLGHQCIGEVYGGEVVRADRLMHGKTSPITHGGQGVFAGLPSPFEATRYHSLIVKRETLPNVLEITAETAEGEIMGLRHNKHPVHGVQFHPESILTTEGKQLLKNFLNL; the protein is encoded by the coding sequence ATGATCCTCGTCATCGATAACTACGACAGCTTCACTTACAACCTCGTCCAGTATTTCGGCGAGTTGGGTGCGGACCTACGCGTGGTGCGCAACGACCAGATCACTGTCGCGGAAATCGAAACGCTCGCACCTGAGCGCATCGTGATCTCCCCCGGCCCATGCACACCCTCCGAGGCCGGAGTGAGCAGCGAGGTGATCAAAACTTTCGGAGCGCGATTGCCCGTGCTCGGCGTCTGCCTCGGACACCAGTGCATTGGCGAAGTTTACGGAGGCGAAGTCGTCCGGGCCGACCGCCTGATGCACGGCAAAACCTCCCCGATCACCCATGGCGGCCAAGGCGTGTTTGCAGGCCTTCCCTCTCCTTTCGAAGCAACCCGTTACCACTCGCTCATCGTAAAACGCGAGACTCTTCCAAACGTCCTCGAGATCACAGCCGAGACGGCCGAGGGCGAAATCATGGGACTGCGGCACAACAAGCACCCCGTCCACGGTGTCCAGTTCCACCCCGAGTCCATCCTCACCACGGAAGGAAAGCAGCTGCTGAAAAATTTTCTCAATCTTTAA
- a CDS encoding DNA-directed RNA polymerase subunit omega: MNPMLLEKARETVGNDKILVNLVSRRVRQLNATSRPLVEVEPGMGFIDIALKEIGEGKLSARGRAADSAAAA, encoded by the coding sequence ATGAATCCAATGCTCCTCGAAAAAGCCCGCGAAACTGTCGGCAACGACAAAATTCTGGTTAATCTCGTCTCGCGCCGCGTCAGGCAACTCAACGCCACGAGCCGCCCTCTCGTCGAGGTCGAGCCAGGCATGGGCTTCATCGATATTGCACTGAAGGAAATCGGCGAAGGCAAGCTGTCCGCCCGCGGTCGCGCGGCCGACAGCGCCGCGGCGGCCTGA
- the trpE gene encoding anthranilate synthase component I, with product MSVPDIHPSREEFAALAANHRVVPVWTELVSDAETPVTAFAKISGEEPAFLFESAEQDERSGRYSILGAGAEREFIARGNEFEVRRQGKVVRSGRVADPLAELEREMSGLRAPEGTLHFPGGCVGYMSYDAVRYFEPTVPPHQEDALGLPDLYFFTTDRVLVFDHVTRRLKVIVNAYPGTDPQAAYAAACAKLSDLLSQLDRPTSLKPSSPSIPPTPAPVSSNTGEADFLASVERAKEYIRAGDVFQIVLSQRFATPYTGSPLELYRALRFINPSPYMFLIRCPGFHLVGSSPEVHVRVDEGQVQIRPIAGTIRRGSTSEEDNANAQKLLADPKERAEHLMLVDLARNDVGRIAEYKSVRVTDFMTIERYSHVMHIVSNVVGSLSPGHSTYDVMRATFPAGTVSGAPKVRAMQIINALEKSKRCSYAGAVGYFGYDGNLNSCIALRTVLLKDGTAYVQAGAGVVADSTPQGEYQETINKAMGVIRAIERARTVEQS from the coding sequence ATGTCCGTGCCTGACATCCATCCATCCCGCGAAGAGTTCGCTGCACTTGCCGCGAACCATCGTGTTGTCCCCGTCTGGACGGAGTTGGTCTCGGATGCAGAGACGCCGGTGACGGCCTTCGCCAAAATTTCAGGCGAGGAGCCGGCTTTCCTTTTCGAGTCCGCCGAACAGGACGAGAGAAGCGGGCGCTACTCCATACTGGGCGCCGGCGCGGAGCGCGAATTCATCGCACGCGGCAACGAATTCGAAGTCCGCCGGCAAGGGAAAGTCGTCCGCTCGGGCCGGGTAGCGGATCCGCTGGCTGAACTCGAGCGCGAGATGTCCGGCCTGCGCGCCCCCGAAGGCACTCTTCATTTTCCCGGGGGGTGCGTGGGTTACATGTCTTACGACGCTGTCCGCTACTTCGAACCCACCGTCCCTCCGCATCAGGAAGACGCGCTTGGGCTGCCCGATCTCTACTTTTTCACCACCGACCGCGTTCTGGTTTTCGATCACGTCACGCGCCGGCTCAAGGTGATCGTCAACGCTTACCCCGGCACTGACCCGCAGGCCGCTTACGCGGCCGCGTGTGCCAAGCTCAGCGACCTGCTCTCCCAACTCGATCGTCCCACCTCGCTCAAGCCTTCGTCGCCTTCTATCCCGCCGACCCCCGCCCCCGTATCGTCGAATACCGGCGAAGCCGATTTTCTTGCAAGCGTCGAACGAGCGAAAGAATACATACGCGCAGGCGACGTGTTTCAGATTGTCCTCTCCCAGCGCTTCGCCACGCCTTACACCGGATCGCCACTCGAGCTTTACCGAGCGCTGCGCTTCATCAATCCCTCACCCTACATGTTCCTCATCCGCTGCCCCGGATTTCACCTCGTCGGCAGTTCGCCCGAAGTGCACGTTCGCGTCGATGAAGGGCAAGTGCAGATCCGCCCCATTGCCGGCACCATCCGCCGGGGATCGACATCCGAGGAAGACAATGCCAATGCGCAAAAACTTCTCGCCGACCCCAAAGAACGCGCCGAGCACCTCATGCTGGTGGACCTTGCTCGCAATGACGTCGGGCGCATCGCCGAATACAAATCCGTCCGCGTCACCGATTTCATGACCATCGAGCGCTACAGCCACGTCATGCACATCGTGTCGAATGTCGTCGGCTCGTTGTCTCCCGGTCACTCCACCTACGACGTCATGCGTGCCACATTCCCGGCCGGGACAGTCTCCGGCGCCCCGAAGGTTCGGGCCATGCAAATCATCAACGCACTCGAGAAAAGCAAGCGTTGCAGCTATGCGGGCGCCGTGGGCTACTTCGGCTACGACGGCAATCTCAACTCCTGCATCGCCCTGCGCACAGTTCTGCTCAAGGACGGCACTGCTTATGTGCAAGCCGGCGCCGGGGTGGTTGCCGACAGCACCCCGCAAGGCGAGTATCAAGAAACCATCAACAAGGCCATGGGCGTGATCCGCGCCATCGAGCGGGCCCGCACCGTGGAGCAATCATGA
- the rpsB gene encoding 30S ribosomal protein S2, with product MASIELINELLESGVHYGHQTKRWNPKMREFILEEKNDIYIIDVSRTVEQLEAATKFLSTVVSGGGKILFVGCKKQAQEAIKESAESCGQFYVHNRWLGGTLTNLTTIRKSVARLNEIEKKLKSPGVVKIGKKEQASLRREHARLMKNLEGVREMDKLPSAVVVIDTTREDIAVREANRLGIPVVAIVDTNCNPELVDYPIAGNDDAIRSIRVVLGKLVDAIKGAAGVRQKKADPELAGVAE from the coding sequence ATGGCATCCATCGAACTGATCAACGAACTCCTTGAGTCGGGCGTCCACTACGGCCACCAGACCAAGCGCTGGAACCCCAAGATGCGGGAGTTCATCTTGGAAGAAAAAAACGACATCTACATCATCGATGTCAGCCGGACGGTCGAGCAACTGGAGGCCGCGACCAAATTCCTTTCCACCGTCGTCTCCGGGGGCGGAAAGATCCTCTTTGTCGGCTGCAAAAAGCAAGCGCAGGAGGCCATCAAGGAATCAGCGGAATCGTGCGGCCAGTTCTACGTCCACAACCGCTGGCTGGGTGGGACGTTGACCAATCTCACCACCATCCGCAAAAGCGTGGCTCGTCTCAATGAGATCGAGAAGAAGCTCAAAAGCCCCGGGGTCGTCAAAATCGGCAAGAAGGAGCAGGCCTCGCTCCGCCGCGAGCACGCGCGCCTGATGAAGAATCTCGAGGGTGTGCGCGAAATGGACAAGCTTCCCAGTGCGGTGGTTGTCATTGACACCACACGGGAAGATATTGCCGTCCGTGAGGCCAATCGTCTTGGCATTCCCGTGGTGGCGATCGTTGACACGAATTGCAACCCCGAGCTGGTCGATTACCCGATCGCCGGTAACGACGATGCCATCCGTTCGATTCGCGTCGTCCTTGGCAAACTTGTGGACGCCATCAAAGGTGCTGCTGGAGTGCGCCAGAAGAAGGCGGATCCCGAGCTTGCAGGCGTCGCCGAGTAG
- the smpB gene encoding SsrA-binding protein SmpB, with product MGTDIVTNRKARHSFNILECFEAGLSLKGTEVKSIRAGLANMTNAFARLDKGELFLHGLDIQPYERASHEQHEAKRPKRLLVHRAELHKLREMVEQQGCALPAIRLYWKNRHVKVQIGIAKGKKAPDKRQDLKQRVAEREAARTAAAFNRRG from the coding sequence ATGGGCACCGACATTGTCACCAACCGCAAGGCGCGCCACAGCTTCAACATCCTCGAATGCTTCGAAGCGGGGCTGTCCCTTAAGGGCACAGAGGTTAAATCCATCCGTGCAGGCCTGGCCAACATGACGAATGCATTCGCGCGGCTGGACAAAGGCGAGCTCTTCCTGCACGGACTCGACATCCAGCCTTACGAACGAGCCAGTCACGAGCAGCACGAGGCCAAGCGTCCGAAGCGGCTGCTTGTCCACCGTGCGGAATTGCACAAACTCCGTGAAATGGTGGAACAACAAGGCTGCGCACTCCCGGCGATCCGCCTTTACTGGAAAAACCGGCACGTCAAAGTCCAGATCGGCATCGCCAAGGGCAAAAAGGCGCCCGACAAACGCCAAGACTTGAAGCAACGTGTAGCCGAGCGCGAAGCTGCCCGCACTGCCGCCGCCTTCAACCGCCGGGGCTAG